Proteins from a genomic interval of Niabella soli DSM 19437:
- a CDS encoding tetratricopeptide repeat protein codes for MNRIVKLEELLKENPGDAFMNHALALEYVKLGEDVRAEALFRSILSTTPDYVGSYYHLGKLLERKSDEAGAVLIYKKGMEAAKKAGDTHAYGELRSAAEWLEF; via the coding sequence ATGAACCGGATCGTCAAATTAGAGGAATTATTGAAGGAAAATCCGGGAGATGCTTTTATGAATCATGCGCTGGCATTAGAATATGTGAAGCTGGGGGAAGACGTCAGGGCAGAAGCGCTGTTCAGAAGCATTTTATCCACCACGCCGGATTATGTCGGAAGCTATTATCATCTGGGCAAATTATTGGAACGAAAAAGCGACGAGGCAGGAGCAGTACTTATTTATAAAAAAGGGATGGAAGCGGCAAAAAAAGCGGGAGATACTCATGCTTATGGTGAATTAAGGTCGGCGGCCGAATGGCTCGAATTCTGA
- the tilS gene encoding tRNA lysidine(34) synthetase TilS has protein sequence MDLFSQFIRNIKDRYLFTKNDRLLLAVSGGIDSVVLTALCRKAGFDFAIAHCNFQLRGAASDADESFVKTLADQFEIPCFGIRFNTKDFALENKLSTQEAARELRYRWFEDIRKVEGFDYILTAHHANDNVETVLMNFFRGTGINGLTGIKEKNGAIIRPLLFAKRKELEDFLEKEGLAFVQDESNLKNDYTRNFIRNAMFPQMAAIYPEVENNLIANIGRFKEVDRLYGEAINRHKKKLALQKGAEIHIPVLLLQRSVAPSTILFEVIKGYGFGAGQLPEVQCLLESESGHYVSSETHRVIRDRKHLVLAPLQPAEKTRIVIDGAGRYDFDGGHLMIRTAAYEGGKIPQELDRAWLDAKEIHFPLILRPWKTGDYFYPLGMEKKKKVSRFLIDTKRSLTEKENTWVVEMNKKIIWIVGQRIDNRFRITGHTKNIMEISCNE, from the coding sequence ATGGACTTATTCAGTCAATTTATAAGAAATATAAAGGATCGCTATCTTTTTACAAAGAACGACCGGCTGCTGCTGGCCGTAAGCGGGGGGATTGATTCGGTGGTACTGACGGCTCTTTGCCGGAAGGCAGGATTTGATTTTGCGATAGCGCATTGCAACTTTCAGTTGAGAGGCGCGGCCAGCGATGCGGATGAATCATTTGTAAAAACCCTGGCAGACCAATTTGAAATACCCTGCTTCGGGATCCGTTTCAACACAAAGGATTTTGCACTGGAAAATAAATTATCCACCCAGGAAGCCGCACGGGAACTGCGTTACCGCTGGTTTGAGGATATCCGTAAGGTGGAGGGGTTTGATTATATCCTGACAGCCCATCATGCTAACGATAACGTTGAAACGGTGCTGATGAATTTTTTCAGGGGAACCGGAATAAACGGACTGACGGGCATTAAAGAAAAAAACGGTGCTATTATACGCCCTTTATTATTCGCAAAGCGGAAGGAGCTGGAGGATTTTTTGGAAAAAGAAGGGTTGGCTTTTGTACAGGATGAAAGTAACCTGAAAAACGATTATACCCGCAATTTTATACGCAATGCAATGTTTCCCCAGATGGCTGCCATTTATCCGGAAGTAGAAAATAACCTGATAGCAAACATCGGGCGGTTTAAAGAGGTGGACCGGCTATACGGGGAGGCAATCAACCGGCACAAGAAAAAACTGGCACTGCAAAAAGGAGCGGAAATTCATATCCCGGTGTTGTTGCTTCAAAGATCCGTTGCGCCATCTACTATTTTATTTGAGGTGATTAAAGGATATGGATTCGGTGCCGGGCAATTGCCGGAAGTGCAGTGTCTGCTGGAGTCGGAATCGGGGCATTACGTCAGCTCCGAAACACACCGGGTTATCCGCGACCGCAAACACCTGGTGCTGGCACCTTTGCAACCTGCTGAAAAAACGCGGATAGTGATTGATGGGGCAGGGCGGTATGATTTTGATGGTGGGCATTTAATGATACGGACGGCTGCTTATGAGGGTGGAAAAATCCCGCAGGAGTTGGACCGGGCCTGGCTGGACGCAAAAGAGATCCATTTCCCATTGATCCTGCGCCCCTGGAAAACGGGCGACTATTTTTACCCGCTGGGAATGGAAAAGAAGAAGAAAGTATCCCGCTTCCTGATCGATACCAAACGTTCCCTTACTGAAAAAGAAAATACTTGGGTGGTGGAAATGAACAAAAAAATAATCTGGATAGTGGGGCAGCGCATTGATAACCGGTTCCGGATCACCGGTCACACAAAGAATATTATGGAGATCAGTTGTAATGAATGA
- the mltG gene encoding endolytic transglycosylase MltG, with protein MTKKKKSSFYIVVVLGLILLFTVFQFFGPVTHKTEKEFLLVKTGTTLGQLQQQLVGEKFLSGLTWFKLASKAVGFTNVKPGRYKVPAGTSIVNLVRRLKNGSQTPVEFIVTKLRTKEGLAGRMGKSFEYDSLQAIRFLTNSDSLRVYGLDSNTVMAAVLPMNYEVKWNTRPRVLFDKFYAAYKNFWNDTRLKKAEAQGLTPLQVVTLASIVEEETNVPADKPKIARVYMNRLIKGMPLQADPTVKFALKDFGLKRILFQHLSVASPYNTYKNKGLPPGPICTPQLATVEAVLDAPQADYIYFVANSNFDGTSVFTSSYQEHMKNAKMYQQALDAQIRKRDSLNALK; from the coding sequence ATGACAAAAAAGAAAAAAAGCTCGTTTTATATAGTGGTTGTTTTAGGGTTGATCCTGTTGTTTACCGTATTTCAATTTTTTGGACCGGTAACACATAAAACAGAAAAAGAGTTTTTGCTGGTGAAAACCGGCACCACCCTGGGGCAGTTACAACAACAATTGGTTGGGGAAAAATTCCTTTCCGGGCTTACCTGGTTTAAGCTGGCATCAAAAGCAGTGGGCTTTACGAATGTGAAACCCGGCCGGTATAAAGTGCCCGCGGGCACCAGTATTGTAAACCTGGTACGCCGGTTAAAAAACGGAAGTCAGACCCCCGTAGAATTTATAGTAACCAAACTGCGTACTAAAGAAGGCCTTGCGGGGCGGATGGGTAAATCATTCGAATATGATTCGCTGCAGGCGATCCGCTTTTTAACCAATAGCGATTCATTGAGGGTTTATGGCCTGGACAGCAACACCGTTATGGCGGCTGTTCTGCCTATGAACTATGAGGTAAAATGGAACACCAGGCCGCGCGTGCTTTTTGATAAATTTTATGCGGCCTATAAAAATTTCTGGAATGATACGCGTTTGAAAAAGGCCGAAGCACAGGGGCTTACACCGCTGCAGGTGGTAACCCTTGCTTCCATTGTAGAAGAAGAAACAAATGTACCTGCCGATAAACCAAAAATCGCGCGGGTATATATGAACCGGTTGATAAAAGGAATGCCGCTGCAGGCGGATCCTACGGTAAAATTTGCGTTGAAAGATTTTGGATTGAAGCGCATTCTGTTTCAGCACCTGAGCGTTGCTTCTCCTTACAATACCTATAAAAACAAGGGGCTGCCACCGGGACCGATCTGCACGCCGCAATTAGCGACGGTTGAGGCGGTGCTGGATGCGCCGCAGGCCGATTATATTTATTTTGTTGCCAACAGTAACTTTGACGGAACCAGCGTGTTCACTTCAAGTTATCAGGAACATATGAAAAATGCAAAAATGTATCAACAAGCCCTGGATGCACAGATTAGGAAACGGGATAGCCTGAACGCACTGAAATGA
- a CDS encoding YihY/virulence factor BrkB family protein, which translates to MSWIRTIKNKSSKSGPVKWLVKKSKTASLPGFDEVPPSDVFKKFIEQLRDDNIIERASAISYNFFMAIPPTLIFLFTLVPVIISLLPFNIDFEWQVTQLIKGIVPAEKYNGPILEFVDTIINGTRPDLLSIGIFLSLFFSSNAIMGLMRSFDKRLPGFVKRKGFQKRGNALKVTLVLDFLFILCIALLAAQKSVLDWIGIEQEWLKNLISSTRWLLILFLFLTIVSYIYRAVPSVNKKWPWITPGSVFATFFMVILALGFSLWVNSFGKFNKLYGSLGAVLLVLVYIFINSLILLIGFEINVSIHSNALNRDTEKENEVIDVLL; encoded by the coding sequence ATGAGCTGGATCCGCACTATAAAAAATAAAAGCAGCAAATCGGGACCTGTAAAATGGCTGGTAAAGAAGAGTAAAACCGCTTCGTTGCCGGGGTTTGATGAAGTGCCACCGTCTGATGTGTTCAAAAAATTTATTGAACAGTTAAGAGATGATAATATTATTGAGCGGGCCTCGGCAATTTCCTATAATTTTTTTATGGCGATACCGCCGACCTTAATATTCTTGTTTACATTGGTGCCGGTTATTATTAGCTTGTTGCCGTTCAATATTGATTTTGAATGGCAGGTCACCCAGTTGATCAAAGGGATTGTTCCCGCTGAAAAATATAATGGGCCTATTCTGGAATTTGTAGATACGATTATAAACGGCACCCGGCCCGATCTGTTGTCGATCGGTATCTTTTTATCGCTTTTCTTTTCGTCAAATGCCATCATGGGGCTGATGCGCTCTTTTGACAAAAGACTGCCGGGGTTTGTAAAACGCAAGGGGTTTCAAAAAAGAGGAAATGCGTTGAAAGTGACACTGGTGCTGGATTTCCTGTTTATTCTCTGCATTGCTTTGCTGGCGGCACAGAAAAGTGTTTTGGATTGGATCGGGATCGAGCAGGAATGGTTAAAGAACCTCATCAGCAGCACGCGGTGGTTACTGATCCTCTTTTTATTCCTCACCATCGTATCCTATATTTACCGCGCTGTGCCTTCGGTAAATAAAAAATGGCCCTGGATTACGCCGGGATCTGTGTTTGCAACCTTCTTTATGGTGATCCTTGCCTTAGGCTTTTCTTTATGGGTAAACAGCTTTGGAAAGTTCAATAAATTATACGGATCATTGGGCGCCGTGTTGCTGGTGCTCGTTTATATTTTTATCAACTCCCTTATTCTTTTGATCGGGTTCGAGATCAATGTAAGTATTCATTCAAACGCGTTAAACCGGGATACTGAAAAGGAAAATGAGGTCATTGACGTGTTGTTGTGA
- a CDS encoding DUF1003 domain-containing protein has protein sequence MNDSVFSSSNNTNNKEAVSCNSLRRSLFEYIKLERPDLKRSDTISANELNEYKLKYISKYLLRDIHQLSELENNVISSMTNQTIISDMIDEDGDNKLTLGQRLADKVSGFGGSWTFIILFIILLFAWVVINIYWLHNKGFDPYPFILLNLFLSCIAALQAPVIMMSQNRQEEKDRARSKMDYMVNLKSELEVRILHEKLDQVLANHDEIMNHIKKGNGNSE, from the coding sequence ATGAACGACTCTGTATTTAGCAGCTCCAACAACACAAATAACAAGGAAGCGGTCTCTTGCAACAGCCTGCGGCGTTCCCTCTTTGAATACATTAAACTGGAACGGCCTGACCTGAAGCGCTCCGATACTATTTCGGCAAACGAGCTAAACGAATACAAACTCAAATATATTTCCAAATACCTGTTGCGCGACATTCACCAGTTGTCCGAACTGGAGAACAATGTGATCTCTTCCATGACCAATCAAACGATCATATCGGATATGATTGACGAGGACGGCGATAATAAGCTAACCCTTGGCCAGCGGCTTGCAGACAAAGTTTCTGGTTTTGGGGGAAGCTGGACGTTTATTATTTTGTTTATTATTTTGTTATTTGCCTGGGTGGTTATAAATATCTATTGGCTGCACAATAAAGGATTTGATCCCTATCCCTTTATTTTACTCAATCTCTTTTTATCATGCATAGCGGCTTTACAGGCGCCGGTCATTATGATGAGCCAGAACCGGCAGGAGGAAAAAGACCGCGCCCGTTCAAAAATGGATTATATGGTAAACCTGAAATCGGAACTGGAAGTGCGCATCCTTCATGAAAAGCTGGACCAGGTATTGGCCAACCATGATGAGATCATGAATCACATTAAAAAAGGCAACGGGAATTCTGAATGA
- a CDS encoding phosphatase PAP2 family protein yields the protein MTKFLKRAALFFLSPAFLLVSHPGYGQADSVISSGHPPAFSPKKITYKSYILPAALVGAGTVATIIREHKNNNSNPLLNTAHKEPSIFLQPENYTAFAPAATVAALDFLGIKGKHKPAEQALLYAVSAGLSSAIVYPLKSNTKVLRPDKTDFQSFPSSHAAIAFVSAEFLRREYGDQSVWYTVGGYAAATATAIIRVARNAHWESDVCAGAGIGIASTTTAYWVYDKIKKHSARKKNATTFILPAVGDNFYGFYLTKRL from the coding sequence TTGACAAAATTTCTAAAGCGCGCAGCCTTGTTTTTTTTAAGCCCTGCTTTTTTATTGGTAAGCCACCCGGGTTATGGCCAGGCAGATAGTGTTATTTCCAGCGGCCATCCACCCGCCTTCAGTCCCAAAAAGATCACGTATAAATCCTATATCCTCCCCGCAGCGCTGGTGGGAGCAGGCACCGTTGCCACCATTATCCGGGAGCATAAAAACAATAATAGCAATCCCCTCCTGAATACGGCTCACAAAGAGCCCTCCATTTTTTTGCAGCCGGAAAATTATACGGCCTTTGCACCTGCCGCCACCGTCGCGGCGCTGGATTTCCTGGGCATTAAAGGGAAGCATAAACCCGCAGAGCAGGCATTACTGTACGCCGTATCCGCCGGGCTTTCTTCGGCAATTGTTTATCCCTTGAAATCAAACACAAAAGTATTACGGCCCGATAAGACCGATTTTCAATCCTTCCCTTCCTCCCATGCAGCGATCGCCTTTGTTTCCGCTGAATTCCTAAGAAGAGAATATGGCGATCAATCCGTCTGGTACACCGTTGGCGGTTACGCGGCGGCCACGGCCACGGCCATCATCCGGGTGGCGCGGAACGCCCATTGGGAATCGGATGTTTGTGCGGGCGCCGGCATCGGCATCGCTTCCACCACTACTGCCTATTGGGTTTATGACAAAATAAAAAAACACTCGGCGAGGAAAAAGAACGCGACCACTTTTATTCTTCCCGCTGTCGGCGATAACTTCTATGGTTTTTACCTCACAAAAAGGCTTTAA
- a CDS encoding Atu2307/SP_0267 family LLM class monooxygenase: MELGISMFGDLHFDPATNKIQAPGERLKELIEEIKLMDDVGLDYFGIGEHHRPDYAVPSPEIVLAAAATATKNIKLGSAVSVLSSSDPVKLYQNFAMVDLLSDGRAEIMAGRGSFIESFPLFGYDLKDYDSLFEEKLELLLKINTEPIVSWKGRHRAALKEQMVLPRATAPIPVWIAVGGTPASVERAGRLGLPLMIAIIGGSPAQFQPFFELYKKTYQQYGHDMNKYQVGIHVHGFYGADSAALSDMYYPLYAAQMDRIGRTRGWPPYRRNQFDFGKTKNGALVIGEPNEVIDKILYLQELFGLTRFATHMDTGAPLHKDIMKSIEIYGTKIAPKVREALRNNK; encoded by the coding sequence ATGGAATTAGGAATCAGCATGTTTGGGGATCTGCATTTTGATCCTGCCACTAATAAAATCCAGGCGCCGGGTGAGCGTTTAAAGGAGCTCATTGAAGAAATAAAACTGATGGATGATGTAGGGCTGGACTATTTCGGTATTGGTGAGCATCATCGGCCGGACTATGCCGTTCCGTCACCGGAAATTGTGCTGGCCGCTGCCGCTACGGCAACAAAAAATATAAAACTGGGCAGCGCCGTTTCGGTTTTAAGCTCCTCTGATCCTGTAAAGCTGTATCAGAACTTTGCTATGGTGGACCTCTTGTCTGATGGCCGAGCCGAGATCATGGCCGGGCGGGGCAGTTTTATAGAATCATTCCCCTTGTTTGGTTATGATCTGAAAGATTATGATTCGTTATTTGAAGAAAAACTGGAGCTTTTATTAAAGATCAATACCGAACCTATAGTTTCCTGGAAAGGCAGGCATCGCGCGGCATTGAAGGAGCAGATGGTATTGCCAAGAGCTACGGCACCCATCCCTGTCTGGATCGCGGTAGGTGGCACGCCTGCATCGGTGGAACGGGCCGGAAGGTTGGGACTGCCATTGATGATCGCGATCATCGGCGGGTCGCCGGCACAATTTCAGCCTTTTTTTGAATTGTATAAGAAAACCTATCAACAATATGGGCATGATATGAATAAGTACCAGGTTGGTATTCATGTGCACGGATTTTACGGCGCGGATAGTGCCGCCCTGAGTGATATGTATTACCCTTTATATGCAGCACAAATGGACCGGATCGGCCGTACCCGGGGCTGGCCGCCCTACCGGAGGAACCAGTTTGACTTTGGGAAAACCAAAAACGGAGCCCTGGTCATTGGCGAGCCCAATGAAGTGATCGATAAGATCCTGTATTTGCAGGAACTCTTTGGTCTTACCCGTTTCGCCACACATATGGATACCGGTGCCCCGCTGCATAAAGACATTATGAAATCGATCGAGATCTACGGAACGAAGATTGCGCCGAAGGTAAGAGAGGCGTTAAGGAATAATAAATAA
- the secG gene encoding preprotein translocase subunit SecG, protein MLVTLFVILLIIAAVVLGFFVLIQNPKGGGLAGTFGGVSSQFMGVKQTNDILEKGTWIFAAIIGLLSLFATFFIGGPKSANDGRLQDISTQPVQQALPQPQQGAPAAPFNNGTQAQPGAQTAPAQTAPLPSSTQPGATQKK, encoded by the coding sequence ATGTTAGTAACGCTTTTTGTAATATTATTAATAATAGCCGCCGTTGTTCTGGGATTTTTTGTTTTGATACAAAATCCAAAAGGGGGCGGTTTGGCCGGAACCTTTGGTGGTGTAAGCAGCCAGTTCATGGGGGTAAAACAAACGAATGACATCCTGGAAAAGGGAACCTGGATCTTTGCAGCAATAATCGGCTTATTGAGCCTGTTTGCTACTTTTTTTATTGGTGGACCAAAATCCGCTAATGACGGAAGATTACAGGACATCAGCACGCAGCCGGTACAACAGGCATTGCCACAACCGCAACAAGGTGCTCCTGCAGCGCCCTTTAACAACGGTACGCAAGCGCAGCCCGGCGCACAAACGGCTCCTGCACAAACAGCGCCGCTTCCCTCTTCAACACAACCGGGTGCCACCCAAAAGAAATAG
- the lptE gene encoding LPS assembly lipoprotein LptE: MILKNYKGFFFLVASLLMVITAFIQTGCGVYRFKDVSIPDTIKVVKVNIIQNKASYVNPSLAPKLTEALKQKIVSQTKMTQTNGDNADWEINCTITTYSFSTSGISNQRVNTNRLSVGVHIDIDDKRAQKVHKYDVSRSFDYSGSMALQQAEQSLESEMLRSLSDDIFNRIFSNW, from the coding sequence ATGATATTGAAGAATTATAAAGGGTTCTTTTTCCTGGTGGCATCGCTGCTGATGGTGATTACAGCTTTCATTCAAACAGGTTGCGGGGTCTATCGTTTCAAAGACGTAAGTATCCCGGATACCATCAAAGTGGTTAAGGTGAACATCATACAGAACAAAGCCTCTTACGTTAATCCAAGCCTGGCGCCCAAACTTACCGAGGCATTAAAGCAAAAGATCGTAAGCCAGACAAAAATGACGCAGACCAATGGCGATAATGCCGATTGGGAGATCAACTGCACCATTACCACTTACTCCTTCTCCACTTCTGGTATTTCGAACCAGCGGGTAAATACCAACCGTCTGAGCGTGGGAGTACATATCGACATTGATGACAAACGCGCTCAAAAAGTGCATAAATACGATGTGTCAAGAAGCTTTGATTACAGCGGGTCCATGGCATTGCAACAGGCAGAACAAAGTCTCGAAAGCGAAATGCTTCGAAGCCTGTCGGATGATATTTTCAACAGGATCTTTTCAAACTGGTAG
- a CDS encoding sigma-54 interaction domain-containing protein, whose product MDLQSIKNRFNIIGNSPELNYALQVAVQVANTDLTVLIIGDSGVGKEAFSSIIHSLSSRKHNPFIAVNCGAIPEGTIDSELFGHEKGSFTGAVDARKGYFETVNGGTIFLDEIGEMPLGTQARLLRVLEAGEYIRVGSSKVQKTDVRVIAATNKDLLKLVEQNKFREDLYYRLSTVPIRVPALSGRKEDIVLLFRKFAADFADKYKTQSVQLDEEARALLLEYPWPGNIRELKNIAEQISVLSENKQVSAKELSRYLQPYSNNRLPALSTAPHPNEFQNEREILYKLFFDMKKDVNELKRMFLEVLQNPSVAAQNPALINELKDLGNGHDSSYLPVPTAYQPMPLAITQQPAAPVLIDQAIDEHEEVDESLNIMEKEKELIIKALKKHRGKRKDASMDLGISERTLYRKLKEYDIEEL is encoded by the coding sequence ATGGATCTACAATCAATAAAAAACAGGTTTAATATCATCGGGAACTCCCCGGAATTAAACTATGCATTACAGGTAGCCGTACAGGTGGCCAATACAGATCTTACGGTATTGATCATTGGCGACAGCGGTGTGGGAAAGGAAGCTTTTTCATCCATCATCCATTCGCTCTCCTCGCGTAAGCACAACCCGTTTATTGCGGTAAACTGCGGCGCCATACCGGAAGGCACCATCGACTCAGAATTATTTGGCCATGAAAAGGGCTCGTTTACCGGCGCGGTAGATGCCCGTAAAGGTTATTTTGAAACCGTAAACGGCGGTACCATTTTCCTGGATGAGATTGGCGAAATGCCGTTGGGCACACAGGCCCGCCTGCTGCGGGTTTTGGAGGCCGGCGAATATATCCGGGTGGGATCAAGCAAGGTGCAGAAGACGGATGTACGGGTGATAGCTGCTACTAATAAGGACCTGCTCAAACTGGTAGAACAGAATAAATTCCGGGAAGATCTTTACTATCGCTTAAGTACCGTACCGATCAGGGTTCCTGCGCTCTCCGGGCGGAAAGAAGACATCGTGCTCTTGTTCCGGAAATTTGCAGCCGATTTTGCCGATAAATATAAAACCCAATCCGTTCAACTGGACGAAGAGGCCCGTGCCCTGCTGCTGGAATATCCCTGGCCCGGCAATATCCGCGAACTAAAGAATATCGCAGAGCAGATCTCTGTACTTTCCGAAAACAAACAGGTTTCCGCAAAAGAACTGAGCCGCTACCTGCAGCCCTATTCCAACAACCGCTTGCCGGCGTTGTCTACCGCTCCGCACCCAAATGAATTTCAAAACGAAAGAGAGATCTTGTACAAGCTCTTTTTTGATATGAAAAAAGATGTAAACGAGCTAAAACGCATGTTCCTGGAGGTATTGCAAAACCCATCAGTAGCTGCTCAGAACCCCGCGCTCATTAACGAATTAAAAGACCTGGGTAACGGGCATGATTCCAGCTATCTACCCGTTCCAACAGCTTATCAGCCGATGCCGCTGGCCATTACGCAGCAGCCTGCAGCCCCTGTTCTTATTGATCAGGCAATCGACGAGCACGAAGAGGTGGATGAAAGTCTCAATATAATGGAAAAAGAAAAAGAGCTGATCATCAAAGCGCTTAAGAAGCACCGGGGCAAAAGGAAAGATGCTTCTATGGACCTGGGCATTAGCGAACGTACCCTGTACAGAAAACTAAAAGAATATGATATTGAAGAATTATAA
- the miaB gene encoding tRNA (N6-isopentenyl adenosine(37)-C2)-methylthiotransferase MiaB: MLDLAITKIHDEQRQGESFAPFKSDPNTYQKQFYIESYGCAMNFADSEVVAAILNKEGFGATRNMEEADLIFINTCSIREKAEQTVRKRLTDFKKLKAEKPGMLVGVLGCMAERLKSKFLEEEKLVDIVVGPDAYRSLPRLVDEASSGQKTVNVLLSREETYADIAPVRLNSNGVSAFVSIMRGCNNMCSFCVVPFTRGRERSRDAVSIIAECTDLFEKGYREVTLLGQNVDSYHYIPENGTEQDAVSFANLLEKVALISPDLRVRFSTSHPKDITDDVLHTMAAYENICKCIHLPVQSGSTRVLQLMNRTYTREWYKGKVDRIRELLPGCSITADIIAGFCSEEETDHQETLSIMEYSRYDLSYMFFYSERPGTLAQRRYKDDVPLEVKKRRLQEVIETQNRLSLENYTKDIGQTYKVLIDGDSKRSAEDWVGRTSQNKVVIFPKAAGAAHKKGDYVSVAINDCTQATLFGSIVQ, encoded by the coding sequence ATGTTAGATTTAGCGATAACAAAGATACATGATGAGCAGCGGCAGGGAGAATCTTTCGCACCGTTTAAAAGCGACCCTAACACCTATCAGAAACAATTCTACATTGAAAGTTATGGTTGCGCGATGAATTTTGCTGATAGTGAGGTAGTTGCAGCTATTTTAAATAAGGAAGGATTTGGAGCGACCCGCAATATGGAGGAAGCTGATCTGATCTTTATCAATACCTGTTCCATTCGCGAAAAAGCAGAGCAGACTGTCCGCAAACGGCTCACCGATTTTAAAAAGCTGAAAGCGGAAAAGCCCGGAATGCTGGTGGGCGTGTTGGGCTGCATGGCAGAGCGACTAAAATCCAAATTTTTAGAAGAGGAAAAACTGGTGGATATCGTAGTAGGCCCGGATGCCTACCGTAGCCTGCCCAGATTGGTGGATGAAGCCAGCAGTGGCCAGAAAACCGTTAATGTTCTGCTGAGCCGTGAGGAAACCTATGCGGATATTGCTCCCGTTCGGTTAAACAGCAATGGCGTAAGTGCCTTTGTGAGCATTATGCGCGGATGCAACAATATGTGCTCCTTTTGCGTGGTTCCTTTTACCAGGGGCCGGGAACGCAGCCGCGACGCGGTCAGTATTATTGCAGAGTGCACTGATCTTTTCGAAAAAGGATATAGAGAAGTAACCTTGCTGGGGCAGAACGTGGATTCTTACCATTATATCCCCGAAAATGGAACGGAGCAGGATGCCGTAAGTTTTGCAAATCTCCTGGAAAAGGTTGCTTTAATTTCGCCCGACCTGCGGGTACGGTTCTCTACCTCGCACCCGAAGGATATTACAGATGACGTGCTGCACACCATGGCGGCTTATGAAAATATTTGCAAGTGTATTCACCTGCCCGTTCAAAGCGGCTCTACGCGTGTATTACAATTGATGAACCGTACGTATACCCGGGAGTGGTACAAAGGTAAAGTAGACCGGATCCGGGAACTGTTACCCGGTTGCAGCATTACCGCTGATATTATTGCAGGCTTTTGCTCGGAAGAGGAAACAGATCACCAGGAGACCCTCTCTATTATGGAATACAGCCGGTACGACCTCAGCTATATGTTTTTCTACAGCGAGCGGCCCGGAACCCTGGCGCAGCGCCGGTATAAGGATGACGTGCCCCTGGAAGTAAAGAAACGACGCCTGCAGGAGGTCATCGAAACACAAAACCGGCTTTCTTTGGAGAATTATACAAAGGATATTGGTCAGACCTATAAAGTGCTGATCGATGGCGACAGCAAGCGGAGCGCGGAAGACTGGGTAGGAAGAACCTCCCAGAATAAAGTGGTCATATTTCCCAAAGCAGCCGGAGCGGCGCATAAAAAAGGGGATTATGTTTCGGTAGCAATTAATGATTGCACACAGGCTACGTTGTTTGGGAGTATTGTGCAATAG